A DNA window from Vigna angularis cultivar LongXiaoDou No.4 chromosome 1, ASM1680809v1, whole genome shotgun sequence contains the following coding sequences:
- the LOC108328945 gene encoding uncharacterized protein LOC108328945, with amino-acid sequence MDSQSFSLGLEASSYLTVPYTFHKPNISKTFSARQVCLTQNPHLHLWFHPFIWSVMALLFRQQTLSGSCTSHITIIGKLSNEFYRWYPSSWPSPSGFYVYLGLNVVSWSSHKQKVVSRSSTEAEYRSIVAALADIKWITSLLRELRIAFSVPKIYSDNLGATL; translated from the coding sequence ATGGACTCTCAGAGTTTTTCCCTTGGCCTTGAAGCCTCTTCGTATTTGACGGTGCCATACACCTTTCACAAACCAAATATATCAAAGACATTCTCTGCAAGGCAAGTATGCTTGACGCAAAACCCACATCTACACCTATGGTTTCATCCCTTCATCTGGTCAGTCATGGCTCTCTTGTTCCGTCAACAAACTCTCTCAGGTTCATGCACCAGCCACATTACCATCATTGGAAAGCTCTCAAACGAGTTTTACAGGTGGTACCCTTCATCATGGCCTTCTCCTTCTGGGTTTTACGTCTATTTGGGTCTCAATGTAGTCTCTTGGTCATCGCATAAACAGAAGGTCGTTTCCCGCAGTAGCACGGAAGCCGAGTATCGAAGCATTGTCGCCGCTCTTGCTGACATCAAGTGGATCACTTCTCTTCTTCGTGAACTCCGCATTGCCTTCTCTGTACCCAAGATTTACTCCGACAACCTTGGTGCAACTCTTTAG
- the LOC108338598 gene encoding probable esterase KAI2, with protein MGIVEEAHNVKVLGSGTRYIVLAHGFGTDQSVWKHLVPHLLDDFRVVLYDNMGAGTTNPDYFDFDRYSTLQGYAFDLLAILEELRVHSCIFLGHSVSAMIGTVASISRPDLFAKIIMLSASPGYLNDTEYFGGFEQEDLDELFDAMAANYKAWCSGFAPLAVGGDMESVAVQEFSRTLFNMRPDIALSVLQTIFQSDMRQILNLVTVPCHIIQSKKDLAVPIVVSEYLHQNIGCDSVVEVMSTEGHLPQLSSPDIVIPVLLKHIRLDIVTKQ; from the exons ATGGGGATAGTGGAAGAAGCTCACAACGTGAAGGTTTTGGGATCCGGCACGCGCTACATAGTTCTGGCTCACGGCTTCGGCACAGACCAATCCGTGTGGAAACACCTCGTACCTCATCTCCTCGACGACTTTCGTGTGGTGCTCTACGACAACATGGGAGCCGGCACCACCAACCCCGATTACTTCGATTTCGACCGCTATTCCACCTTGCAAGGTTATGCCTTCGACTTGCTTGCTATCTTAGAAGAGCTTCGTGTTCATTCATGCATCTTTCTTGGTCACTCTGTCTCCGCTATGATTGGTACTGTCGCTTCCATTTCTCGCCCCGATCTATTCGCCAAAATCATCATGCTCTCCGCTTCCCCTGG GTATCTGAACGACACGGAGTATTTCGGGGGGTTTGAGCAGGAAGATCTGGACGAACTATTCGACGCTATGGCGGCGAATTACAAGGCATGGTGCTCAGGGTTCGCGCCGTTGGCCGTTGGTGGGGACATGGAGTCCGTGGCGGTGCAGGAGTTCAGCCGAACCTTGTTCAATATGCGCCCAGACATTGCGCTGAGCGTGTTGCAGACCATTTTCCAAAGCGACATGCGTCAAATTCTCAACCTCGTCACAGTCCCATGCCACATCATCCAAAGCAAGAAGGACTTAGCGGTTCCCATCGTGGTCTCCGAGTACCTTCACCAAAACATCGGCTGCGACTCCGTCGTTGAAGTCATGTCGACGGAGGGCCACTTGCCGCAACTGAGTTCTCCCGATATCGTTATTCCCGTGCTGCTGAAACACATTCGCCTCGACATTGTAACGAAGCAGTAA